The window aaaaaaagtagagtttctaaaagtgtttttcttgagagaaatacagaagattgaaagcttgtcctactcttcctctgtttgatatctctatcccctcttcctatcaacatcaacagtGACTGCAAAAGACTTGCGTGTGGATTGATCGGAAACCCGTGTTTTGAGTTGGGACAGAGAAAAAGTGGTGCAAGGATGACCATCAGACCAAATCAACGCAGAAACAGGAAAAGGATGGGGGCTTAAGGCAGCACGGAGTCGAAGCCTCGGAGCTCAAGTCGCATCAGATCGTTTTCCATGGACACATAAAAGTATGAATGCTGTGTCAGCAGTGTCTTTTCTGTTCACCCGATGATTCAGAGACATCTCGGAGAAACTAGAATTTGATCCTCAAGCATCGAGTTTTGTCCTCAAACGTAAAAGATTCTCGTAGCACAAGATTTTTGACCTTGCATTTAGGAAACCTCGAAGATCTAATGAATACAATTATTCGAACGCGAGATTCTTGGCCACTGTTCTTGCTCGATTCCAATGCAAACTGGGACCTCCGCAACTCTCGCCGGACGACCATTAATTCCTGGAGCGGATGGATCTACGTGCAGCGTTCCAGCACCAGGAAGGTGCGTGTGGAAGAGGAGATATAGTGGTCCTtctttcattcttcttttttctgcttttgctgctttcatttcattctagGGGCGGAAAGGCGTCTCCTCTCCTGCTGATGCGATGCTGCTTTGCTACAAAGCCACGCCTGTTCTTCTCCTTCGCACAGAACCACCGAAGCCCTCATCGATCATCGTCATCGTGTGCGCCACTAACGAGGTTGACATCCACCATGTGTATCACAAGTTCTACTCGTTCGATACGTTAAGTCTCGATGAATTGCACGTCTGCTTGGCTTCATATCATTAAATCGAATCATGTGGCGCCAATCACGCGAGAGAGAGACTCTGCTGCAAAGATACGAGGCGAGTTTGCGTCTGCAATTGCTGTGCGGAGGCAATTGTACCAAGTCGATCGAAGTCAACTGGACACGGTCAAATCTGATCTCTCACATCCTCCGGCATATGAAAGGTTAATATTCATTTGAACTTCTTTCATTTTAGTCATTGACCtcataaatttttataatttactcatatataaaataattttatattttttaaaaaaatataatatataagttctTATTgagttaataaatattaaaatatacttaaatgacatattgattcataataaattattaatataaataatatatataatttaagtttcttTTAAAAAACTGAAACCTTCGACGAGATGATGCATTATCGTGGAAATGACCAATGACAACAACACCGAGCTACTGCTACCTAGAGTGTTAAAAGCTCGTAAATTTATCGTTAGTACGAGAGAGGGTGCATGTGTATAATATTAATGGTTGCTTTCCGGCTACATCTTATTTTATCATTAATGgagtaaatttaaaatatatattattatattaaataatttaatttaaaaacagTATatcatataagtaaattttaatgtCTATTAATTTAGACTTAATGAAATGAGctttgttatatttttaaaaatataaaaattaatttagatATAAGTAACCATAAAAGTTTAAATAGAATATTGTCAAAATCACGGACTCgacttaaataaaaatatgaaaagcttGCTTTGCACTTGCCCTTCATAATTGTTGGTGCTTATTCAGCATAGTAGAAGCATCTTCCGTGGAACACGAAATCTGCTTTGATCCTAATGTCGCCTTTTCCAAGTTCACACAGCCTTTTCTACTTGTCTAACACCGTCGTCACAACTTCCCGCCAAGCCACCGAGCCTTTTATGTGTCCATAGAGCAAAAGACTTAGTCATCGACGTTGACCGACCAAGTGTTGGCATCCTTTAACATCGCCTTCCAGCattcttttcctcctcctcttgctcCTTTCTGTCATCTCTGTCTCCCTGCCGAATTATGCTTGGCTCACTGATGCTAAAGCTCGGTGGCCTCTCTCCCGTCCTCCTGCTCTTGGTGAGCTGCATCGCATACCCGTTAAAACCAGCCATGGCAGGGTGTGAGGCCAAGAGCTGTGGCCGCGTCACAAACATTAGCCATCCCTTCTGGCTCCGTGACCCACGGCAACCTCCCTGTGGTGGACTTTCTTCGTTTGAGCTCTCCTGCGAGGATGGTCTTCCCATTCTGGTAAGTTCTTACAACAGTTCCTACTACCTTCAGGACatcttctacgggaacaaatcctttTGGGTTAGGAACAAAAATTTCAACGATGAAGGCTGCGCTATTCCCAATTACGACATACGGGTGGACCTCCCCGGTTTCTTCAGAGTTAGCGCGGTGAACACAGAGCTCCGCTTCTTCTACAATTGCTGGGCGCCGCCGACCATTTATACCACAAGAATAGACTGTGCTCCTAACGCCACCTTTGCGCTTGTCGGTGGACGTTATGGTGACAACTCGACGTCACCGCCGTCACCACCGAACCGATGCAACACGTCAAGGGCACCGGTTTTGTTGCGAgacggaggaagagaaaggagtaGCACAGAAGACATCAAGCGTCTCTTGAAGAATGGATTTCTGGTGGAGTGGGGAGAAATCGATGCTTGCTGGGAATGCAGACTTAGCAACGGACGGTGCAGTCATGACGATGCATCGGCGTCATTCGTGTGTATCTGCCCGGACGGACGGCACAGTCCCAGGAATTGCAGTGAGTTAAACCATAACACTTGGGACTTTAGTCCATTCTTCTATACTGGATGTTCTTTAACTGGCTTCAAGAACAGATCGATGACATAGTAGCTAGCATCTGAGTAGTCTCTTTCATCTCTTCAAACAAAACGAAAGAGCTGGTGATGTTGCTTTCAAACTTGATGCAAATTTCCTCTCTGTTGACGATGATTTAGTTTGAGTTGGAATCGAGACAATTAGGGGAGACTTTCCAGTGATCACTGTCGCTTAAGATCGTGTCACATATGGTCGTAGTATAGTATTATTTACATTCAACGATGTTGAATCAATCCTTTAATCTTGCTGACCAAAGTCAATATACTCCTGAGTGGGAGTAATATCTCTAAATAAAATATTCACTAGATATATTCAAAATTTGTTTGTTCGATGCAATCACTCTCTGCAATGCTTAGACGCCTCCTTTCTTTGTTCACATGATATCTATCCTCTCCTTGTTTTTCAAGTCTTCTCATGGACACCAATCTCAAGCTTTCATCAAGgggttcaaatttacaagtcAAAGGGCCAGGAAAACAAGGAAGAAGATGGACCAGCTTGATTCCCCAAAATGTGTCCAACGAAATTTGGAGGACAACCCTTCCGATCCTTTTCCAGGTAGGTTTTTAGTCAATCTGTCCAATACAACCATTGGTCAGTCGTATAAGGGATACGTAACCGACCGGCCGCCAAAAGAAAGGTCAAAAGGACTACTGGGTCAAATGATTGCATAGAGAATCAAGCTAGGCATCAGTCTGCTGTAGTGCAGAGTTGATGATACTGTTTCACATGCCAGATCTATCTTCTTGCTTGCGCTGCGGCAACTCGGTTGGGATCAAAAGCCACCGTTCCATCTTGATGCAGTATCTGCCATGATTTCTCTTATGATCGTCTTTGCCAGCATTGCAATCATGATTTAAGCTCTGCGCTGACTTCTTTTTGTGGTGGTTATTGTGTGGCAGGATCTAAGAGCAACAAGCGGACTGTGACTGGTAAGAAACTTACATTTCTGACCCGGTTGATCTCCTTACCGGTCTCACATCCTTTGCCATCAATGTCACCAGCAGGAGCAGCTTGCGTGGGCGTGGCAGGCTTGGTCGTGGTAAGCCTCCTCGGACTTCTCTTCTTCCGTCGCGAGATGTGGAAACGGCTGATCTCTTCAGTTCCGCTACATCGGACCGCCTCTTCTGGGTCAACTTCCGAGCAAGATCCAGAGTTCGGCGGCGAACGATACGTCACCCAGGTCTTCAAGTACGAGGAGCTGCAGAAGGTCACGGGTGGCTTCAGTTCCTCCAATCAACTTGGCGATGGTGGCTTCGGCGCCGTTTACAAAGGCACATGCAAACCTCACCGGATTAATGTATCCTCACATTTTCCCCCCATCCAAAGGTCTGTCTGCTCATTTGTCGACGCTTCCACGGTGCAGGAAATCTTCGTGATGGTCGCACGGTGGCCATCAAGCGACTGTACGAGCACAACTGCAGGCGAGTGGAGCAGTTCATTACGGAGGTCCGCATACTCTCCTCCCTCCGACACCCAAACCTCGTTACCTTGTACGGCTGCACCTCCCGTCGCAGCCGAGAGCTCCTCCTCGTGTACGAGTACGTGCCCAACGGCACTGTTGCAGACCACCTCCACGGTCCCCGTGCAGGCGAGGCAGGCCTCCCGTGGGCCACGAGGATGAGCATCGCGATCGAGACGGCTGATGCGCTCAGCTATCTCCACGCCGTCACGCCCCAAATCATACACCGGGATGTCAAGACCAACAACATCTTGCTCGACAACAGCTTCCACGTCAAAGTCGCCGACTTCGGACTCTCCCGGCTCTTCCCCGTCAACGCCACCCACGTATCTACCGCGCCACAGGGCACGCCCGGCTACGTCGACCCCGAGTACCATCGGTGCTATCAGCTGACCGACAAGAGCGACGTCTACAGCTTCGGGGTGGTGTTGGTGGAGATCATAGCGTCGAAGCCGGCCGTCGACATCAGCAGGCGGCGGCACGAAATCAATCTCGCTGACATGGCCATCGCCAAGATCCAAAACGACGAGCTGGATCAGCTGGTCGATTCGAATCTGTGGTGTCAGTCGAACTGCGAGATGATAAGACAGGTGGCCGAGGTAGCGTTCAGCTGCTTGCAAGCGGACGGCGACATGCGGCCTACCATGAAAGAGGTTGTGGAGGCACTGCGAGGGATAGAGGACGCTAAGGGCGTGGAAGCTGATGCCATGGTGGAGGAAGACGACTACTTGCTGAAGGAACGGCCGGCATATCCAATAATAATTCTCAGTCAAAGTAGGTCAACTACATCATTATCCAATAATAATTCTCAGTCAAAGTAGGCTGGAGAATCATCTTATCAAGTAAAGATCCGTCCGTGGCCTGTGCTAAACGTACTCCTCCTCGGCTGTACCTGCAAGCAGGAAAAGACATTAATATCCTACATATCATAATAATCGTGCCTTGATTCCATGTGGACTTACGGTTACCGTTGAGCTCTACCTATGATGTGGACGAGTGTGCTACGTCAATGATGCTACTCGCATCGTGTCCTGGTCAAGTTTTGCAAAGTCAATCGGTATGCTACGTGTCAGATAACTAGAGAGCCAGGTGGATGGTAAAAATATTAGGGTTACCAATTGGGTGCACGAAACTGCATCCTTCGTCCCCAAAAAAACGCGTAAACCCATCGCCCGCATTAAGGTTTACGCGTAATCCATCCAATGCCCTATCAAAAACGGCTCTTGTTGTATGTCGTATCCTATTCCTTTCTCCACACAACAGGAAGAGACCATGTCgagcgccgaaagctcgtcgccgGCTTCGCCCTCGCCCTCGGCCTCCGCCGGTCTTCACTGCATGGACGACCTGCGGAAGGTCTTCGCGCGCTACGATGCCGACGGCGACGGCAGGATCTCCGCCTCCGAGCTCGCCGACGTCCTCCGCTCCCTCGGGTCCGACGCGTCCCCCGCGGAGGTCCGCGGCATGATCGCCGAGATGGACGCCGACGGCGACGGCTTCGTCGACCTCCAGGAGTTCGCCGacttccaccgccgccgccgccgcgacgACGGCGCCGAGGAGCGGGAGTTGCGGGAGGCGTTCGACGTGTACGATCTCGACCGCAACGGGCTGATCTCCGCGGAGGAGCTCCACCGCGTGCTGAGGCTCCTCGGGGAGAAGTGCTCCGTCAAGGACTGTTCCCGGATGATTCGGTCCTTCGACGACGACGGCGACGGCAGCGTCAATTTCGAGGAGTTCAAGAAGATGATGACCAACGGCGGTGTTGGCGGGCGCAAGTCCTCCACGTCCGGTCGCGGCGGCCCATCAAGTTCCGCCGCCTGATCCGAGATACAGGGCTGCTGGGATTAACGAAATCTGACGGAGTAGGTTAGGGTTTAGTAGTATCTCATCCTATGTGTTGGATCGAAGTTGCGTTTCTTCGCAAGAATTGTTTCTAAATATCTGATTCGGTTTCACTGTTGATTTGCCTGTGGGAATAATTAGCGTTGGCACAATAGATTGCGCGACGGATGAAGAAATTGAGGTGGGAGATTTCAAACTGCCTAACAAATTGAGGTAGAAATGTTATGAAGAAATTAATTAATTACTTaattaatagaaagaaaaaaaaggatacgATTCGCCAATCAAATAAGTTGTGACtatattctttgttttttttctgCAGATAAAAAGGCTCATCCCACAACGATACTTAATCGTTTATGATCACCCAGTCCAACTTGCATAAAAAATCTACGTAAATTTTTTATTTGCATATAAATttaatggaaatcaaagcacataaTTTGCTTTTGTTCGCGGCTTAGATGTTTCTAGGAACACATCCTCGGCAGACAAGTCATAGATGATGGATTGTGGTGAAAGACTAATAAATTGGGTTTACCGAGAATACACAGAATCTTTCTTATTGTGGAAGCACGGAGTCAACGGCGACTTTTTCATCCAAAGGTGCGCCTTATATTAAGACCGTACGTAAGGTTTAAGCAAAATGAAACGCGTAGGAAAGCGACCGAACCGGTTTTCATGGGCAGGCGGACCCACCACGACGTCTTTTGTTTAGTGCATATTTGGTTGGGCTCAGTAGTGGACAAAAATAATGGGCCAATTGGGTGTGCATGACCCGTTAACGAACGGGTCACAATCCCTGGGCCCAGAGCCGACCCGACCCGCAAGTCCGGTTCGTACGGATCGGCCAAAAATTGGACCAATATCTTCTACACAGCtgatggaagatatcaagaaaagaaataaagaCACAAAAAGGCTGCACCAATGTCTATTTGGCTAAACATGTTGCAGATGGTAGTGAtaagaagaaagaaggaagattCTACGATTTTGCACCGACATTAATATGACTAAACACAAAGCAGATAGAAATTAGTGCACATTATCGTGTTGGCCACATAGCCTCTGACCCTCAGTCTTCACTATTGTTAATGAAGTTTTTGTTCGAGTCAACAATTCGACAAAGATCTCCAAGTAGCAACTTAGGGAGGCAACTCAATTATCATACACTAGACCATTTAAAGATGGCATCAACAATGCTAAATTAAACTTCAGAAACAGGACCAACTTAGTTAGGGAGGCAACTCGATTAATCATACACAAGACCATTTAAAGATGGCATCAACAATGCTAAATTAAAATTCAGAAACAGGACACATGGGGACTTCGGCGGCTCACTCACCTGGAAGAATCAATCATTGGATCTGCATCAATCTGCCTTTTTGAATTCCTCCTCAGGATCTCGAAGAGTTCCAAATATCTGATCCATCCATACCGTGTAGTGACCGTAGTTGTGCCGGTATGTGGTATGATGGATTGTATGGTAGCCTGCACCCATAACTGGCCAAATCTTACCATGGATGCAGTCGTGGATGTTTGCCGTCCAGACAGCCTCACAGAACAGGAGAAGTACGTGAGTCCTGAAATGGCTTGGGACAAGAAAGAGAGCTATCACATGTGGCACAGCCTGCAATATCCCATCCAATGGATGGAATGCCAATCCTGAAAGAGGCAACATCAGTTGCTACCGATTTCATGTTAGATTAACGAGAAATGTTGTGATATTTGCAAGCGAGAAGACCTTGAATGCCAGTATACAGTCACTGTCAAATGAAGGAAAGGTTACACATGAGCAAAATTTAGAAAATCCAAGACTACTGACAGGTCCTTACTATTAACAAGCAACCATGTAATTAATTTAATTCTGTAGCATTAGGTCATGGTTTCTTGTAAATGTTTCCAGATCTGTCAACCACTACTAGCTCTAGAAGATATGTATACATGTGTTATTCGCATTATAAAGTGATTCACATGGATGCTTACCCTTTTTGTCATACACTTAAACCTGCATTTAGAATAAGTTTGTTAGTACATGTACGAGAAAGAGAATGAGTCATAATTTCGTTTTAACAAAAGTTAAGTCATCTAACATTcaatttcctagaaaaatcatatcaATTTGAAACCTCAGGTTCACAAATATGAAGAATAAAATTTCAGATACTGACAAGTTCATAGTTTTCCTCTCTAAATCTTGTAACTTTAAATATAAGTTTTGGCAGAACTCCTAAACAATATGTGGAATATTGAAAGCAGAATCACATGTTAACACAAGCAATGCAATGTATGGAGACTTACCAGCAAAAGGAGAGAGTGTATTCTGCTTATTGtagatgtgatgtgttgcatgaAGATACTTGTATAGTGGCTTTATGTCATGCAACTCTCTGTGCATCCAGTATATACCAAACTCAACAATCAATAAATATATTGTTTGGTAAACAATGTAAGCTGGCCAACCAACTTCTCCTACACTAGAAAAGCATCTGGTCCATCCATTTTCAACCATGTATTCTGAAAGTGTTGGGAGCATACAGTACCAGGGCATAGCCTTCATTGCAACAATTATCTGCAGAAGCATTGCTTTGTTTGAAGGTATTGAATCTGCAGTAGCGAAGAAAattagaagaggattagaaaatagcATACTAGCAGAGGAGACTGACCTTAAAACTCTCCCGGTAGGCAAAGGCATCAGTTAGTGTATTGATTATGTGACATGGCAGAGAAAATTTTGATAATCTCAATACATTAGATCCTAGCAACATAAAATCTAAGAAGGTGCTGGATGTGTATAAAAGAAAAATCCCTTCCAGACCTCATtcaaaaggattaaaaaaaatatttgactaTTTGTACAAAAAGGTAAGAGAAATTGCAGCAATGATGTGCTTTTGTAAGTCGCTTCAAGCTAGTGGTAACATTTTCAACATCAAACCACTATGTATGGACAAAGAATTGCAAATTACTCACTCTCTCGTGGCCATTGCTTTTCAAATTAAGCTTCCTAGATGACAAAATGTCCATCTTTGAAAGGAAAGTTCCTTAAAGAAATATCTTCATTGTCATCCAACCAAATAAAAGATGGGGCTATCTTCAGATCAATGGTGAAAATTTCTCGGCCACATATGTCGtcatatccatcaattccttctttttttcaaaaCAAACAACAAAAAGCTCACATTTCATTTCAAATAACGGAAATGAAATACCAAGCGAGAGAAAATgatggaaaaaataaaaataaagaagacaAGAAAAGGATGTACTTCATCCCCAAACATACACATATTCAACAATATGGAAGAAAAATCAAACAGGCTTTCCACCACAGCAGTGCAAGTCTGAGAGTGGTTCTCGATAGCACACATATTCTTTTCCATCACTGCTAAAATCATAACATTTTTAAAGTCTCCACTAGAAGATGATATTCACGAGAAGGATTAAGCAATAGATGACCATGTCCCTAGTCAAACAAGCATAACTGAAATATCATTAAATGCAGGTCCCATTTTTTGAGACTCAGATGCTTTTACATCCAGAAAATCATTGATAGTTTTATTCTTAATCTGTTCATTAATCATATAACTTCAAAATCGAGCCTCTCCGATGATGAATATCTGATGCAAAGACCAAAAGTTAATCTCTATTCGGCTTGCTCTCAGTAACCTTAGTTCTAAGTTTGGTTTTTGTTAAGAAAACATTGAGacaaaatttcaaaattttaaccTACAATAAAGGAAAAGCATAACAACAGGGAACGAGGCAAGTTTAAAGTAATAATTTGCAACTGAATTCAATCTTATAACCTATGCATTTAAGTGAGCAAGTGTACCCTCATTTGGCAACTTTGATCAATATATACCATCCATTAGATATTAAATCCTAGTAGAAAGTATTTTCACCTCATTTCAAGTACGAACTGAATCTATCAGTATCATACAACTTGACTGAAAAAATGTAGCAAATTTAGCAAAACCATTCCAGCAGGTAACACAAATTTCTCAGTCTTATTTAAGCTAATAATATCTAAGAATGGTCAGGCTTAGTGTTCTTTCCAGCAACCTAGggttcataaaaatcaagagatGATTCTTTTAAGCTTTTATGCCTGATGTCTCTTCTCAAAGACAATAATTCTTGAAACTAGACAAACTGAAACCACATTAGTTTCCACTAGAACATAACTCTCAGAAGCACATTATATATGCAGATGGTTTCTTAGAACCAACCAattcaacataaatggcaaggAATATTTGTGCAAACGTGCCCAGGCAGAATGGTCTGATGGTTTCAACCTATCGCCAATTTGTCATAAAATAGCACCCAGTCCAAGATGAGGACAATCTGTGTGGAAAAAGAAAGCAGCACAAGATGCTACCCAAAGAACCCAAAACCCATCCAAGAAAAACCACATTTCATCATCAAGGTCAAGAAAGAACAACATTTGAGTCACTTAAGTAACCAGAAAACATGAGATAATTAAAGAAACCCaatctttatatttattttttccctCGCAATGAGAAggggaaaagaaaagaacaaaatcaCAAACCAAGAAATCGCCCACTTAGACCGCAGAAATCAACAAAGGAAGTCatggaaatagaaagaaagagcATGATGATGAAACATCGTCAAGGAGAAAAAAGAACAAACATTGAGTGCCCGAGGAAAAAAGCACAAGGAGAGAAAGATGATCCCAACCGGGAACCGACTTTTGTCCTTCCCAGCaagagtccagaaacaataaGAAGAATAAGATCACAAAAACAACGACTGAGATGAACTTGACCCAAACGAGTTGATAGAAAAAggggacggagagagagagatgcgagGGAGACCTTTGGGGATGTAAACATTGCGCTTCAAGTAGTAAATGTGGAAGCACCAGAGAAAGCCGGAGACCAAGTAAAGGGCGGTGCCGCCGATGTAGTTGCGCAGCCACGACTGTAGCGGCCGCGGGAGGCGCTTCCAGGAACCGCCCGGCACGAGCGCGTCCAGCACGATCCCGTTGTACCAGTCCGTCTCCTCCACGAATTGGTGGAGGCACTCCGCGGCGATCGTCGTCCCCATCCTCGCCACCGGTGCAGGATCCCTAATCAGGAGGGAGCGATGAACCAGAGAGCTCGGCGAGGAAGAGATTTACAGCAACGATGCCAACACCTCCGACAACCACCACAACCTCCACTCCAGATTTATAAGGGGCAATCGCCGTCCGGATCCCTTCACCGTTAAATCCACATACCGACTTGTGGTCTTCCCTTCCAAGGAACTATTTGATCGGACCACGTGATCGCAACACATCATGCTTTAGAACGAAACCGAGCCTTGATCGATGGGATGGTGGCACCGCACCGACCAGTGCCCGTTCATAGAGCGGTGACGGAACTCCAAA of the Musa acuminata AAA Group cultivar baxijiao chromosome BXJ2-10, Cavendish_Baxijiao_AAA, whole genome shotgun sequence genome contains:
- the LOC135586231 gene encoding LEAF RUST 10 DISEASE-RESISTANCE LOCUS RECEPTOR-LIKE PROTEIN KINASE-like 1.2 isoform X1, whose amino-acid sequence is MLGSLMLKLGGLSPVLLLLVSCIAYPLKPAMAGCEAKSCGRVTNISHPFWLRDPRQPPCGGLSSFELSCEDGLPILVSSYNSSYYLQDIFYGNKSFWVRNKNFNDEGCAIPNYDIRVDLPGFFRVSAVNTELRFFYNCWAPPTIYTTRIDCAPNATFALVGGRYGDNSTSPPSPPNRCNTSRAPVLLRDGGRERSSTEDIKRLLKNGFLVEWGEIDACWECRLSNGRCSHDDASASFVCICPDGRHSPRNCRSKSNKRTVTAGAACVGVAGLVVVSLLGLLFFRREMWKRLISSVPLHRTASSGSTSEQDPEFGGERYVTQVFKYEELQKVTGGFSSSNQLGDGGFGAVYKGNLRDGRTVAIKRLYEHNCRRVEQFITEVRILSSLRHPNLVTLYGCTSRRSRELLLVYEYVPNGTVADHLHGPRAGEAGLPWATRMSIAIETADALSYLHAVTPQIIHRDVKTNNILLDNSFHVKVADFGLSRLFPVNATHVSTAPQGTPGYVDPEYHRCYQLTDKSDVYSFGVVLVEIIASKPAVDISRRRHEINLADMAIAKIQNDELDQLVDSNLWCQSNCEMIRQVAEVAFSCLQADGDMRPTMKEVVEALRGIEDAKGVEADAMVEEDDYLLKERPAYPIIILSQSRSTTSLSNNNSQSK
- the LOC135586231 gene encoding LEAF RUST 10 DISEASE-RESISTANCE LOCUS RECEPTOR-LIKE PROTEIN KINASE-like 1.2 isoform X2 → MLGSLMLKLGGLSPVLLLLVSCIAYPLKPAMAGCEAKSCGRVTNISHPFWLRDPRQPPCGGLSSFELSCEDGLPILVSSYNSSYYLQDIFYGNKSFWVRNKNFNDEGCAIPNYDIRVDLPGFFRVSAVNTELRFFYNCWAPPTIYTTRIDCAPNATFALVGGRYGDNSTSPPSPPNRCNTSRAPVLLRDGGRERSSTEDIKRLLKNGFLVEWGEIDACWECRLSNGRCSHDDASASFVCICPDGRHSPRNCRSKSNKRTVTGAACVGVAGLVVVSLLGLLFFRREMWKRLISSVPLHRTASSGSTSEQDPEFGGERYVTQVFKYEELQKVTGGFSSSNQLGDGGFGAVYKGNLRDGRTVAIKRLYEHNCRRVEQFITEVRILSSLRHPNLVTLYGCTSRRSRELLLVYEYVPNGTVADHLHGPRAGEAGLPWATRMSIAIETADALSYLHAVTPQIIHRDVKTNNILLDNSFHVKVADFGLSRLFPVNATHVSTAPQGTPGYVDPEYHRCYQLTDKSDVYSFGVVLVEIIASKPAVDISRRRHEINLADMAIAKIQNDELDQLVDSNLWCQSNCEMIRQVAEVAFSCLQADGDMRPTMKEVVEALRGIEDAKGVEADAMVEEDDYLLKERPAYPIIILSQSRSTTSLSNNNSQSK
- the LOC135586231 gene encoding LEAF RUST 10 DISEASE-RESISTANCE LOCUS RECEPTOR-LIKE PROTEIN KINASE-like 1.2 isoform X3, coding for MVFPFWNKNFNDEGCAIPNYDIRVDLPGFFRVSAVNTELRFFYNCWAPPTIYTTRIDCAPNATFALVGGRYGDNSTSPPSPPNRCNTSRAPVLLRDGGRERSSTEDIKRLLKNGFLVEWGEIDACWECRLSNGRCSHDDASASFVCICPDGRHSPRNCRSKSNKRTVTAGAACVGVAGLVVVSLLGLLFFRREMWKRLISSVPLHRTASSGSTSEQDPEFGGERYVTQVFKYEELQKVTGGFSSSNQLGDGGFGAVYKGNLRDGRTVAIKRLYEHNCRRVEQFITEVRILSSLRHPNLVTLYGCTSRRSRELLLVYEYVPNGTVADHLHGPRAGEAGLPWATRMSIAIETADALSYLHAVTPQIIHRDVKTNNILLDNSFHVKVADFGLSRLFPVNATHVSTAPQGTPGYVDPEYHRCYQLTDKSDVYSFGVVLVEIIASKPAVDISRRRHEINLADMAIAKIQNDELDQLVDSNLWCQSNCEMIRQVAEVAFSCLQADGDMRPTMKEVVEALRGIEDAKGVEADAMVEEDDYLLKERPAYPIIILSQSRSTTSLSNNNSQSK
- the LOC135586231 gene encoding LEAF RUST 10 DISEASE-RESISTANCE LOCUS RECEPTOR-LIKE PROTEIN KINASE-like 1.1 isoform X4 codes for the protein MDFWWSGEKSMLAGNADLATDGAVMTMHRRHSCVSARTDGTVPGIASSHGHQSQAFIKGFKFTSQRARKTRKKMDQLDSPKCVQRNLEDNPSDPFPGSKSNKRTVTAGAACVGVAGLVVVSLLGLLFFRREMWKRLISSVPLHRTASSGSTSEQDPEFGGERYVTQVFKYEELQKVTGGFSSSNQLGDGGFGAVYKGNLRDGRTVAIKRLYEHNCRRVEQFITEVRILSSLRHPNLVTLYGCTSRRSRELLLVYEYVPNGTVADHLHGPRAGEAGLPWATRMSIAIETADALSYLHAVTPQIIHRDVKTNNILLDNSFHVKVADFGLSRLFPVNATHVSTAPQGTPGYVDPEYHRCYQLTDKSDVYSFGVVLVEIIASKPAVDISRRRHEINLADMAIAKIQNDELDQLVDSNLWCQSNCEMIRQVAEVAFSCLQADGDMRPTMKEVVEALRGIEDAKGVEADAMVEEDDYLLKERPAYPIIILSQSRSTTSLSNNNSQSK
- the LOC135586231 gene encoding LEAF RUST 10 DISEASE-RESISTANCE LOCUS RECEPTOR-LIKE PROTEIN KINASE-like 1.1 isoform X5: MDFWWSGEKSMLAGNADLATDGAVMTMHRRHSCVSARTDGTVPGIASSHGHQSQAFIKGFKFTSQRARKTRKKMDQLDSPKCVQRNLEDNPSDPFPGSKSNKRTVTGAACVGVAGLVVVSLLGLLFFRREMWKRLISSVPLHRTASSGSTSEQDPEFGGERYVTQVFKYEELQKVTGGFSSSNQLGDGGFGAVYKGNLRDGRTVAIKRLYEHNCRRVEQFITEVRILSSLRHPNLVTLYGCTSRRSRELLLVYEYVPNGTVADHLHGPRAGEAGLPWATRMSIAIETADALSYLHAVTPQIIHRDVKTNNILLDNSFHVKVADFGLSRLFPVNATHVSTAPQGTPGYVDPEYHRCYQLTDKSDVYSFGVVLVEIIASKPAVDISRRRHEINLADMAIAKIQNDELDQLVDSNLWCQSNCEMIRQVAEVAFSCLQADGDMRPTMKEVVEALRGIEDAKGVEADAMVEEDDYLLKERPAYPIIILSQSRSTTSLSNNNSQSK
- the LOC135625086 gene encoding probable calcium-binding protein CML18 — its product is MSSAESSSPASPSPSASAGLHCMDDLRKVFARYDADGDGRISASELADVLRSLGSDASPAEVRGMIAEMDADGDGFVDLQEFADFHRRRRRDDGAEERELREAFDVYDLDRNGLISAEELHRVLRLLGEKCSVKDCSRMIRSFDDDGDGSVNFEEFKKMMTNGGVGGRKSSTSGRGGPSSSAA
- the LOC103968710 gene encoding delta(7)-sterol-C5(6)-desaturase isoform X1; translation: MGTTIAAECLHQFVEETDWYNGIVLDALVPGGSWKRLPRPLQSWLRNYIGGTALYLVSGFLWCFHIYYLKRNVYIPKDSIPSNKAMLLQIIVAMKAMPWYCMLPTLSEYMVENGWTRCFSSVGEVGWPAYIVYQTIYLLIVEFGIYWMHRELHDIKPLYKYLHATHHIYNKQNTLSPFAGLAFHPLDGILQAVPHVIALFLVPSHFRTHVLLLFCEAVWTANIHDCIHGKIWPVMGAGYHTIHHTTYRHNYGHYTVWMDQIFGTLRDPEEEFKKAD
- the LOC103968710 gene encoding delta(7)-sterol-C5(6)-desaturase isoform X2, encoding MLLQIIVAMKAMPWYCMLPTLSEYMVENGWTRCFSSVGEVGWPAYIVYQTIYLLIVEFGIYWMHRELHDIKPLYKYLHATHHIYNKQNTLSPFAGLAFHPLDGILQAVPHVIALFLVPSHFRTHVLLLFCEAVWTANIHDCIHGKIWPVMGAGYHTIHHTTYRHNYGHYTVWMDQIFGTLRDPEEEFKKAD